One genomic window of Bacteroidales bacterium includes the following:
- a CDS encoding S46 family peptidase, whose amino-acid sequence MIKKFFAVLLVFTLILNTNVKADGDDEGMWLPMLVQKLNMQKMQAMGLKLTAEDIYSVNKGSLKDAVIALDHGSCTGELVSPDGLFLTNHHCGYGEIQAHSTVEHDYLTDGFWAMSREEELPNPGKTVSFLISVEDVTDKVNEVVNDEMSEKERETAIMKLAAKLEKAAVDNSKEWYEAKMQPFFEGNSYYLFVYETFMDVRLVGAPPSSIGKYGADTDNWMWPRHTGDFSMFRIYCAPDGKPAEYSEENVPFHPKKFFPVSVKGTKKNDFAMVMGYPGSTTRYMTSWGVDQEMKNTNAIRIKLRGIKQDIMKKEMNASDKVRIQYASKYSRSTNYYKYSIGQNKGLKALNVVAKKQKGEAELEAWINKKKKRKEKYGEALPIIKKLTKELDEANKVQNYWVEAFWLGPECIKAGLRGYYGLQRAAGNEEAMKEFKEKGKDFFKDYYQPIDKEMFIAMCETYKEDINPNYYPSFFKLVDTVYSGDFSKYADYLYSTSVFVDEDRFNKFMENVDLAKLEKDPAVVVANSVYAVYTGLQKETEEKMYEFDKGKRKYLAALLEKEKDVAHYPDANSTMRFTYGSVGDYSPMDAVIYKHYTTLKGYMEKEKEGAPKTDEFYVPQKLKDLYAAKDYGQYADISSDGKKEMRVCFTTNNDITGGNSGSPVINGNGELIGIAFDGNWEAMSGDIAFETELQKCINVDIRFVLFVIDKYAGAKHLIDEMTIVK is encoded by the coding sequence GGTTACCTATGCTTGTTCAAAAATTGAATATGCAAAAAATGCAAGCAATGGGTTTAAAACTTACGGCTGAAGATATTTACAGCGTTAACAAAGGCAGCTTAAAAGATGCTGTTATTGCTCTTGACCACGGTTCTTGCACCGGTGAACTCGTCTCTCCCGACGGTTTATTTCTGACAAATCATCATTGCGGATACGGTGAAATTCAAGCTCACAGCACTGTTGAACATGACTATTTAACTGATGGTTTTTGGGCTATGTCAAGAGAAGAGGAATTACCTAACCCCGGAAAAACTGTTTCGTTTTTAATTAGTGTAGAAGATGTTACCGATAAAGTTAATGAAGTTGTAAATGATGAAATGTCAGAAAAGGAAAGAGAAACTGCTATTATGAAACTTGCTGCGAAACTGGAAAAAGCAGCAGTTGATAATTCAAAAGAATGGTATGAAGCAAAAATGCAACCCTTCTTCGAAGGCAACAGCTACTATTTGTTTGTATATGAAACATTTATGGATGTTCGTTTAGTGGGTGCCCCTCCTTCATCAATAGGAAAATACGGTGCCGATACCGATAACTGGATGTGGCCTCGACATACCGGAGACTTTTCAATGTTCCGAATTTATTGTGCCCCTGACGGAAAACCTGCTGAATATTCTGAAGAAAATGTACCTTTCCATCCAAAAAAATTCTTTCCTGTTTCGGTAAAAGGAACAAAAAAGAATGATTTTGCAATGGTTATGGGATATCCCGGAAGCACTACAAGATACATGACATCTTGGGGCGTTGACCAAGAAATGAAAAACACTAATGCCATAAGAATTAAACTAAGAGGCATTAAGCAAGATATCATGAAAAAAGAAATGAATGCTTCTGATAAAGTAAGAATTCAATATGCATCTAAGTATTCTCGATCAACGAACTATTACAAATATTCAATAGGACAAAATAAAGGTTTAAAAGCTTTAAATGTCGTGGCTAAAAAACAAAAAGGAGAAGCAGAACTTGAAGCTTGGATAAATAAGAAAAAGAAAAGAAAAGAAAAATACGGAGAAGCCCTTCCTATTATTAAAAAATTAACAAAAGAGTTAGACGAAGCAAATAAAGTTCAAAATTATTGGGTTGAAGCATTTTGGTTAGGACCTGAATGTATTAAAGCAGGCTTAAGAGGGTATTACGGTTTGCAAAGAGCAGCAGGAAACGAAGAAGCAATGAAAGAATTTAAAGAAAAAGGGAAAGATTTTTTCAAAGATTATTACCAACCTATTGACAAAGAGATGTTTATTGCAATGTGTGAAACCTACAAAGAAGATATTAATCCTAATTATTATCCGAGTTTCTTTAAATTAGTAGATACAGTATATAGCGGTGATTTTTCAAAATATGCTGATTACCTGTATTCAACATCAGTTTTTGTTGACGAAGACCGTTTTAATAAATTTATGGAAAATGTAGATTTAGCAAAATTAGAAAAAGATCCTGCCGTTGTTGTTGCAAATTCGGTATATGCAGTATATACCGGGCTTCAAAAAGAAACTGAAGAAAAAATGTATGAATTTGATAAAGGAAAACGAAAATATCTGGCAGCATTATTAGAAAAAGAAAAAGATGTTGCTCATTATCCTGATGCTAATTCAACAATGCGTTTTACATACGGCTCAGTAGGAGATTATTCGCCTATGGATGCTGTTATTTATAAGCATTATACAACCTTAAAAGGATATATGGAAAAAGAAAAAGAAGGAGCACCGAAAACAGATGAATTTTATGTTCCGCAAAAATTGAAAGATTTATATGCCGCAAAAGATTACGGGCAATATGCTGACATTAGTTCTGACGGAAAAAAAGAAATGAGAGTTTGTTTCACAACCAATAATGATATTACCGGCGGTAATTCAGGAAGCCCTGTTATTAACGGAAACGGCGAATTAATAGGAATCGCTTTTGACGGAAACTGGGAAGCAATGAGCGGTGATATTGCATTTGAAACTGAACTTCAAAAATGTATTAATGTTGATATTCGATTTGTATTATTTGTTATTGACAAATATGCAGGAGCAAAACATTTAATCGATGAAATGACAATAGTAAAATAA
- a CDS encoding rhomboid family intramembrane serine protease has translation MKKELKQSLIIALWAVAVIWAVYILNIIVFFADFKGLGIRPRETWGLIGVPLSPFLHASWGHLISNSIPLFILTFLIVQFYSKLWIPVTIFSIFVGGFAVWLFAQSNSVHIGASGVIFSFIGFLLFSGIFRRSPKAIIIGLIVLLLYGGTLIFGVLPKQPGISWQGHLFGAIAGIIAAYMYRNKYKQKSI, from the coding sequence ATGAAAAAAGAACTTAAACAAAGTTTAATAATTGCTCTATGGGCAGTTGCAGTTATTTGGGCAGTTTACATTTTAAACATTATTGTATTCTTTGCTGATTTTAAAGGACTGGGAATAAGACCTCGTGAAACATGGGGTCTGATAGGTGTCCCTTTATCTCCGTTTTTACATGCTTCTTGGGGGCATTTAATTTCTAATTCTATACCTTTATTTATTTTAACATTCTTAATTGTACAGTTTTACAGTAAGCTATGGATTCCTGTTACAATTTTTTCAATATTTGTCGGAGGTTTTGCCGTTTGGTTGTTTGCCCAAAGTAACTCTGTTCATATCGGTGCCAGCGGAGTTATTTTCAGTTTCATAGGTTTTTTATTATTCAGCGGAATATTCAGAAGAAGCCCTAAAGCAATTATAATAGGTTTGATTGTTTTGTTATTATACGGCGGAACTTTGATATTCGGAGTATTACCAAAACAACCGGGAATTTCTTGGCAAGGACATTTATTCGGGGCAATTGCAGGAATTATTGCTGCTTATATGTACAGAAATAAATATAAACAAAAGTCAATTTAG